One Paroedura picta isolate Pp20150507F chromosome 3, Ppicta_v3.0, whole genome shotgun sequence genomic window carries:
- the ZC3H10 gene encoding zinc finger CCCH domain-containing protein 10, translating to MPDRDNTYNGSGSDEASANSDDICRDFLRNVCKRGKRCRFRHPDINEVTNLGVSKNEFIFCHDFQNKECVRINCRFIHGTKEDEDCYKKTGELPPRLRQKVAAGLGLSAADLPNSKEEVPICRDFLKGDCQRGAKCKFQHLQRDFEYDARGLATREQGITTPVRRYDPYDPMYDSDRCYDDHDPVLKRRRVDGLHFETYEYNFTSPRTVEYRLLEEENIMLRKRVEDLKKQVNNLLATNEVLLEQNAQFRNQAKVMTLSSTATATEQTLAPTVGTVTNYNHSIAQTHTTLSSQALQPRPVSQQDLVAPAGAQAAPPSNAAPPMNPEITPLSAALAQTIAQGMAPPVSMAPVAVSVAPVAVSMAQPLGGITMSHATTPMVTYPIASQSMRITAMPH from the coding sequence ATGCCCGACCGCGACAACACCTATAACGGCAGCGGCAGCGATGAGGCCAGCGCCAACTCGGATGACATCTGCCGGGACTTCTTGCGCAACGTCTGCAAGCGGGGCAAGCGCTGCCGCTTTCGCCACCCCGACATCAATGAGGTGACCAACCTGGGAGTCAGCAAGAACGAGTTCATCTTCTGCCACGACTTCCAGAACAAAGAGTGCGTCCGCATCAACTGCCGCTTCATTCACGGCACCAAGGAGGACGAGGACTGCTACAAGAAGACCGGGGAGCTCCCGCCGCGCCTCCGCCAGAAAGTGGCGGCCGGGCTGGGCCTTTCCGCGGCCGACCTTCCCAACAGCAAGGAGGAGGTGCCCATTTGCAGGGATTTTCTGAAGGGGGACTGCCAGCGGGGCGCCAAGTGCAAATTCCAGCACCTGCAGCGGGATTTTGAGTATGACGCCCGGGGGCTGGCCACTCGGGAACAGGGCATCACCACGCCCGTGCGCCGATACGACCCTTACGACCCCATGTACGATTCCGACCGGTGCTACGACGATCACGACCCTGTGCTTAAGCGACGGAGGGTGGATGGGCTCCATTTTGAGACTTACGAGTACAACTTTACCAGTCCGCGCACAGTGGAATACCGGCTCCTGGAAGAGGAGAACATCATGCTCCGGAAACGTGTGGAAGACCTCAAGAAGCAGGTCAACAACCTTTTGGCCACCAATGAGGTCCTCCTGGAACAGAACGCCCAGTTCCGCAACCAGGCCAAGGTGATGACTCTCAGCTCCACAGCCACGGCCACGGAACAGACTCTGGCGCCAACCGTGGGCACAGTCACCAACTACAATCACAGCATTGCTCAGACCCACACCACCCTGAGCAGCCAAGCTCTCCAGCCACGGCCTGTGTCGCAGCAGGATCTGGTGGCTCCAGCCGGTGCgcaggcagcaccccccagcaacGCAGCGCCCCCTATGAACCCTGAAATCACCCCGCTGTCAGCTGCTCTCGCTCAGACCATTGCCCAGGGGATGGCTCCACCGGTCTCCATGGCGCCCGTGGCCGTGTCAGTGGCGCCTGTGGCCGTGTCGATGGCTCAGCCACTGGGGGGCATAACCATGAGCCACGCCACGACGCCCATGGTGACGTACCCCATAGCCTCACAGAGCATGAGGATAACAGCCATGCCTCACTAG
- the LOC143833257 gene encoding LOW QUALITY PROTEIN: sterile alpha motif domain-containing protein 9-like (The sequence of the model RefSeq protein was modified relative to this genomic sequence to represent the inferred CDS: inserted 1 base in 1 codon) — translation MLSESVQETSFKDTMDYGKLPVTDWKENHVKCWLTSIGIKEVYIKKLYEEEVTGPALKVLDEPFLKHMGMKGAQIHLLMSEIKKLVDLNTRPDSTQAVDDNANVSNNKNTKKARKKAKHKEPDLSTEETKGVADETECTQFSVKPASLPHGASKQVPSGKKGIPTFSKTESTMNTGGPGESLRWAYCRPFNSHNIDFKYVKNTVLPPETGVLDLITPCHEYKSFTTAASLDRTRLQAKFACEVMKFASACMNIRTNGTIHFGVKDAVENGSWQHGQVVGIPITDRDMYVDALDYIERCFDSHDREAVRLCIHPPVFIEVIDKDXFVVEVDIEPKSSTVKRAVFQVCLPKFNEGSNKVNIEKQPVIFQRAGANSEPVKDVVAFVQNVGDRNARREKAELLNNEHLVDDPENLGRKLSVLLTNGKSYMNDSLWYILVTNKCKEEDLDSINFLMHMNIFCVFDFDEDSNVSGLYSKYKECHETTSHFLQNYSNDNKMTTTEFQKQLYLFVKKSWIFCNGRSDFLGNEKPCDENTWIRTKKRYLKKAVSFICEELLPKGSFLVLFLLLSPVEKPIVDTFHEFYSEMNGMDFIMCLAESRENYEKWANLAQASCSVEILEQRSIVGMKLSHIDATVQSMLPSTAHCRHLPVSTKGLCALSALEEEKMYSLEILCADQCDDIKLDCWNTEEIKAIDETFYQGKKVSWKNLWLADKRLCGELIEREACKEVLKLLNDFLSGSRFKHSVAKLKVFHQPGSGGSTIARQVLWKQRKDLRCAVIKGTFPVATVYQHATHFRHYDEKDFKTSLPVLLLMEDYDEDYLDDLYYSLDNAMGPNKRHPSRPSFILLCCKRSNAPDKLCIVSPQDTVAVTHRLTEQEKILFRTKLEHFENQTEFKLEYILTFVLMSNEFDTTYVREFVEHLLKDIDFSSPETCLMRYVALLNFYVHNSYISLSHCEAFLGLGAYQERSLREYDFISHLSEQARLIFIELRETTTYLSSIQIIHHLVAKEILNHLLGDQCQSEIATYLLQEKALLNHRFGREQFIKFIRDLFIRRDKKSRGDNVDSLFSPFIEHVRTIENPEKAVGVLKYAYECLGKDAFFAQQLARLHYTYDKYEDAKYWAEIAKSHLPNDSFILDTEGQVYRKWFSFMMDNRKDEDTPEDIVQMIEIALKAMKCFQGAQQAAKSEQDSMNNSGYFGEVEVGCRLLRLLSSLEVFPENAKGEYPKLVQYLLTDYIPEAIQKPWGKLHGRLKGLQKNIYHALDWISEDLSYFQTDKNQKDDDREEPVYNPRAWLKRQCKLYAKFFSSDELLEESGARAKTQLLRNMTLYKYGAGNVTTILSLLSDSNSKKAAQNLEKIISCYTEDPQKDHLEDAELINYILCHITLACLSPGSSEILDLPKLRELSKRFFKRKRPFPASAHFLLTLLYWPDGQLDKDSTPEKADILKSAIHTLKNLHDIKIKNVAPRKKRTYTHFFLGIGYGLRKIMPKANIDKLMNGSLDERRKMWHTGDVWKIGQVHEVLKRVEGWTEDGRIFAMGHAEKIPILPLHFESVPPGNENVTFYLGFSFLGLVAYHIQIKK, via the exons ATG CTTTCCGAATCGGTACAAGAAACGAGCTTCAAAGACACAATGG ATTATGGAAAGTTACCTGTGACTGACTGGAAGGAGAATCATGTTAAATGCTGGCTCACGTCCATTGGAATTAAGGAAGTGTACATAAAAAAGCTCTATGAAGAGGAAGTCACTGGCCCAGCGCTCAAAGTATTAGATGAGCCTTTCCTTAAGCATATGGGCATGAAAGGAGCCCAGATTCACCTATTAATGTCTGAAATAAAAAAACTTGTGGACTTGAATACTAGGCCAGATTCCACCCAAGCAGTTGATGACAATGCTAATGTGTCGAATAACAAGAATACtaagaaagcaagaaaaaaggCCAAACACAAAGAGCCAGACTTATCCACTGAAGAGACAAAAGGAGTTGCAGACGAGACCGAATGCACACAGTTCAGTGTGAAACCAGCTTCTTTACCCCATGGAGCTTCAAAACAAGTGCCATCAGGCAAGAAAGGCATTCCTACTTTTAGCAAAACAGAAAGTACAATGAATACAGGTGGCCCAGGAGAATCGTTACGCTGGGCTTACTGTAGACCGTTCAACAGCCACAATATTGATTTTAAGTATGTTAAAAACACAGTCCTCCCTCCAGAAACAGGAGTTCTCGACTTAATTACCCCTTGCCATGAATACAAATCTTTTACTACAGCTGCATCACTGGACAGGACAAGACTGCAAGCAAAGTTTGCCTGCGAGGTGATGAAATTTGCTTCTGCTTGTATGAACATCCGAACAAATGGCACTATTCACTTTGGAGTCAAAGACGCGGTTGAAAATGGGAGTTGGCAACATGGACAGGTTGTTGGTATACCTATAACGGACAGAGATATGTATGTGGATGCCTTAGATTACATTGAAAGGTGTTTTGACTCGCATGATCGGGAAGCTGTGAGGCTATGCATCCATCCGCCAGTGTTTATCGAGGTGATCGATAAAG ATTTTGTAGTGGAAGTTGACATCGAACCAAAATCTAGTACCGTTAAACGGGCGGTCTTTCAAGTATGTCTGCCGAAATTTAATGAAGGAAGTAATAAAGTGAACATTGAGAAACAGCCAGTTATCTTTCAAAGGGCTGGTGCAAATTCAGAGCCAGTAAAGGATGTAGTGGCATTCGTTCAGAATGTAGGAGACCGAAATGCTAGAAGAGAAAAGGCTGAATTGCTCAATAATGAACATCTAGTAGATGATCCTGAGAATTTAGGAAGGAAATTGTCTGTTCTACTGACAAACGGTAAAAGTTATATGAATGATTCTCTGTGGTACATTTTAGTTACAAACAAGTGTAAAGAGGAAGACCTGGATTCGATCAACTTTTTGATGCACATGAATATTTTCTGTGTATTTGACTTTGATGAGGATTCCAATGTATCAGGCTTGTATAGCAAGTACAAAGAGTGCCACGAAACCACTTCCCATTTCTTGCAAAACTATTCCAATGACAACAAGATGACCACAACTGAATTCCAAAAACAGTTGTATCTATTTGTCAAGAAAAGCTGGATCTTCTGCAACGGGCGCAGTGATTTCCTTGGCAATGAAAAACCTTGTGATGAAAACACGTGGATTAGAACCAAAAAGAGATATTTGAAAAAAGCGGTATCTTTTATCTGTGAAGAACTCCTCCCAAAGGGATCCTTTCTGGTACTGTTCCTTCTACTGTCCCCTGTGGAAAAACCGATTGTGGATACCTTCCATGAATTTTATAGTGAAATGAATGGCATGGATTTCATAATGTGCCTGGCTGAGTCTCGAGAGAACTATGAAAAATGGGCTAATCTAGCTCAAGCATCCTGTAGCGTTGAGATCCTGGAACAGAGAAGTATTGTAGGCATGAAGCTAAGCCACATAGATGCCACTGTCCAGAGCATGCTGCCCTCTACAGCACACTGCAGGCATTTGCCAGTTTCCACTAAAGGGCTGTGTGCACTTTCTGCTCTGGAAGAAGAGAAAATGTATTCTCTTGAAATACTGTGTGCAGACCAGTGCGACGATATCAAACTGGATTGTTGGAATACAGAAGAAATAAAGGCGATAGATGAAACTTTTTATCAAGGTAAAAAGGTTAGCTGGAAAAATCTCTGGCTTGCGGATAAAAGATTGTGCGGGGAACTTATTGAGCGCGAAGCCTGTAAGGAGGTTTTGAAACTGTTAAATGATTTTCTGTCTGGGAGTCGGTTCAAGCACTCTGTGGCTAAACTGAAAGTGTTCCATCAACCTGGGAGTGGAGGAAGCACCATAGCAAGGCAGGTGCTGTGGAAACAAAGGAAGGATTTACGATGTGCTGTGATCAAAGGGACATTCCCTGTTGCCACTGTCTACCAGCATGCAACCCATTTCCGGCATTATGATGAAAAAGACTTCAAAACTTCTCTCCCTGTCCTCCTTTTGATGGAAGATTATGATGAAGACTACCTGGATGACTTATATTATTCTTTAGATAACGCAATGGGTCCTAATAAACGCCATCCCTCCAGGCCTTCTTTCATCCTCTTATGCTGCAAACGATCCAATGCCCCCGATAAACTTTGTATAGTTTCACCTCAGGATACAGTGGCTGTCACTCACAGACTGACAGAACAAGAGAAAATCCTGTTCAGAACAAAACTGGAACATTTTGAAAATCAGACAGAGTTTAAGTTGGAATATATCCTTACTTTTGTCCTCATGAGCAATGAATTTGATACAACGTATGTGAGAGAGTTCGTAGAACACTTGCTCAAAGATATAGACTTCTCTTCCCCAGAAACTTGTTTGATGAGATATGTTGCCTTGCTCAATTTCTATGTACACAATTCATATATCTCTTTATCACACTGTGAGGCTTTTTTGGGACTTGGGGCATACCAAGAAAGGAGTTTAAGGGAATACGATTTTATAAGTCATTTGAGTGAACAGGCACGACTAATTTTCATTGAGTTGAGAGAAACCACCACCTATCTTTCATCCATTCAAATAATACACCACCTAGTTGCAAAGGAGATACTGAATCATCTATTGGGTGATCAGTGTCAGAGTGAAATTGCCACATACCTTCTGCAGGAAAAGGCATTGCTTAATCATAGGTTTGGGCGTGAACAATTTATAAAGTTCATCAGAGATCTTTTCATAAGACGTGATAAGAAGAGCCGAGGCGATAACGTCGATAGTCTGTTCTCGCCATTCATTGAGCATGTGCGCACCATTGAAAACCCTGAAAAAGCTGTCGGAGTTTTAAAATACGCTTATGAATGCCTGGGAAAAGACGCCTTCTTTGCCCAGCAACTTGCCCGATTACATTATACTTATGACAAATACGAAGATGCAAAATATTGGGCAGAAATAGCCAAATCTCATTTGCCAAATGATTCTTTCATTTTGGACACAGAAGGGCAGGTGTACAGGAAATGGTTTAGTTTCATGATGGACAACAGAAAAGATGAAGACACACCTGAAGACATCGTTCAAATGATAGAAATTGCCCTGAAAGCTATGAAGTGTTTCCAGGGTGCACAACAAGCTGCAAAGTCTGAACAAGACAGCATGAATAATTCTGGTTATTTTGGAGAAGTCGAAGTAGGTTGCCGTTTACTGAGATTACTATCTTCACTTGAGGTCTTTCCTGAAAATGCAAAAGGCGAGTATCCCAAACTTGTCCAGTATTTACTTACAGACTATATTCCAGAGGCTATTCAGAAGCCATGGGGAAAACTTCATGGTCGCCTAAAAGGCTTACAGAAAAACATTTACCATGCTCTGGACTGGATTTCAGAAGACCTGAGTTATTTCCAGACGGATAAAAACCAGAAAGATGATGACAGAGAAGAACCAGTTTATAATCCTCGGGCATGGCTTAAAAGACAGTGTAAACTGTATGCAAAATTCTTTAGCTCAGATGAGCTTCTTGAAGAAAGTGGTGCTAGAGCTAAAACCCAGCTCCTCCGAAACATGACTCTCTATAAATACGGTGCTGGGAATGTGAccaccattctgtcactgctgtCTGATTCCAATTCCAAGAAAGCAGCTCAAAATCTTGAAAAAATCATCAGTTGCTATACAGAAGACCCACAAAAAGACCATCTAGAGGATGCAGAACTTATAAACTACATTCTGTGCCACATTACCCTAGCCTGCCTGTCGCCTGGTTCTTCAGAGATTCTTGACTTGCCAAAACTGCGAGAACTCAGCAAGAGGTTCTTTAAAAGGAAAAGGCCATTCCCTGCAAGTGCTCATTTTTTGCTCACCTTGCTCTACTGGCCTGATGGTCAATTGGATAAAGACTCTACTCCAGAGAAGGCTGATATCTTAAAGTCGGCCATTCATACTCTGAAGAATTTACACGACATCAAAATAAAGAATGTTGCCCCAAGAAAGAAGAGAACCTACACACACTTTTTCTTGGGAATAGGCTATGGGCTGAGGAAGATCATGCCCAAAGCAAATATTGATAAATTGATGAACGGCTCCCTAGATGAGAGGCGAAAAATGTGGCACACTGGTGACGTGTGGAAAATCGGCCAAGTGCATGAAGTCCTAAAAAGAGTCGAAGGATGGACAGAAGACGGCAGGATCTTTGCGATGGGCCATGCGGAGAAGATTCCAATCCTACCTTTGCATTTTGAATCTGTGCCACCTGGAAATGAAAACGTAACCTTTTATTTGGGTTTCTCTTTTCTGGGGCTTGTTGCCTATCACATTCAGATAAAAAAATAG